From the Bacteroidota bacterium genome, one window contains:
- the lysS gene encoding lysine--tRNA ligase, translating to MQLSEQEIVRRESLQKLRDLGIEPYPAAEFKVDTYTKDILSDFDKFEGKEVVLAGRMMSRRIMGKASFAEIKDAEGRIQVYISRDDIATEAVPEMYNMVFKKLMDIGDIIGLKGKVFKTKVGEISVHITELTMLSKSLKPIPVVKTDDKGVAHDAFSDAELRYRQRYVDLIVNDNVKDTFIKRTKITNTMRQFFNDKGYLEVETPILQPIPGGATARPFMSHHNALDIPLYLRIANELYLKRLIVGGFDGVYEFAKDFRNEGMDRTHNPEFTVMELYVAYKDYNWMMNFTEELLEKVAIDTNGTTELDIWGNKVSFKAPFRRLSMIDAIKEYTDIDITGMGEAELKDVCKQLDIETDETMGVGKLIDEIFGEKCEANLIQPTFITDYPKEMSPLTKEHRSNPDLTERFELIVNGKELANAYSELNDPIDQRERFEAQLELSEKGDDEAMFIDQDFLRALEYGMPPTSGIGIGVDRLVMMMTDNSSIQEVLFFPQMKPEKAAPSVELKDNEKVIFDIVSQNGGVDLAELKERAGLSNKGWDKAMKGLSKHGLIKVEV from the coding sequence ATGCAATTATCAGAACAGGAAATCGTTAGAAGAGAGTCTCTGCAAAAGTTGAGAGATTTAGGTATTGAACCGTATCCGGCAGCCGAATTTAAGGTTGACACTTATACAAAGGATATTCTTTCTGACTTTGATAAATTTGAAGGTAAAGAAGTTGTTTTGGCCGGTAGAATGATGAGTCGCCGTATTATGGGGAAAGCTTCTTTTGCTGAAATTAAAGATGCCGAAGGTAGAATTCAGGTTTACATTTCGCGTGATGATATTGCTACGGAAGCTGTACCGGAAATGTACAACATGGTGTTCAAAAAACTTATGGACATCGGTGACATTATTGGTCTGAAAGGAAAAGTTTTTAAAACTAAAGTTGGTGAGATTTCGGTACATATTACTGAATTAACCATGCTGTCGAAATCGTTGAAGCCTATTCCTGTTGTGAAAACAGATGATAAGGGAGTTGCTCACGATGCTTTTTCTGATGCCGAATTGCGTTACCGTCAGCGTTATGTTGATTTGATTGTAAACGACAATGTAAAAGATACTTTCATTAAGAGAACAAAGATCACTAACACGATGCGTCAGTTCTTTAATGATAAGGGATATTTAGAGGTTGAAACTCCAATTTTGCAGCCTATACCGGGTGGAGCAACGGCACGTCCGTTTATGAGTCATCACAATGCATTGGATATTCCTTTGTATTTGCGTATTGCAAATGAGCTTTATTTGAAAAGGCTTATTGTAGGTGGTTTTGACGGTGTTTATGAGTTTGCAAAAGATTTCCGTAACGAAGGTATGGATCGTACCCATAACCCTGAGTTTACGGTTATGGAACTTTATGTAGCTTACAAAGACTACAACTGGATGATGAATTTCACCGAGGAGTTGTTGGAGAAAGTTGCCATAGATACAAACGGAACAACAGAGTTAGATATTTGGGGTAATAAAGTAAGCTTTAAAGCTCCTTTCCGCAGACTGTCTATGATCGATGCTATTAAGGAATATACAGACATCGATATTACAGGAATGGGAGAAGCAGAGTTGAAAGATGTTTGTAAACAACTCGATATTGAGACCGACGAAACTATGGGGGTTGGTAAACTTATCGATGAAATTTTCGGTGAAAAATGTGAGGCTAATTTAATTCAGCCTACGTTTATTACCGACTATCCGAAAGAGATGAGTCCGCTTACAAAAGAGCACCGATCAAATCCTGACTTAACGGAACGTTTCGAGCTTATCGTAAACGGTAAAGAACTGGCAAATGCTTATTCGGAGCTTAACGACCCTATTGATCAGAGAGAGAGATTTGAGGCTCAGCTTGAGTTATCGGAAAAAGGTGATGATGAAGCGATGTTTATCGATCAGGATTTCCTTAGAGCACTTGAATACGGTATGCCTCCAACATCGGGTATCGGAATTGGCGTTGACCGTCTTGTAATGATGATGACTGATAATTCATCGATACAGGAAGTGTTGTTCTTCCCTCAAATGAAACCGGAGAAAGCTGCTCCAAGCGTTGAATTGAAAGATAATGAAAAAGTAATCTTCGATATCGTATCCCAAAACGGAGGAGTTGATCTGGCCGAACTAAAAGAAAGAGCCGGATTATCTAATAAAGGCTGGGATAAGGCGATGAAAGGTTTATCGAAACACGGACTTATAAAAGTTGAAGT
- the blaOXA gene encoding class D beta-lactamase: MKVTIKTTTIILIFITIISCNQEETNTEWKRIFDKHNITGTFVLKNTSTDELKIYNEKRSDSTYLPASTFKILNSMIALQTSAIESENDTIKWDGKDKGWIAWNKDQTMKTAMPVSCVWFYQELARRIGKDQMQNWINKANYGNKNTGKEIDSFWLEGDLRISAKEQILFIEKLVNNELLFDKQIQESVKEIMITDSTNNYIIHSKTGWTKQIGWNVGYIETNNNIWIFAMNQNITNKQEAKFRKKITYEVLRTEDIIK, translated from the coding sequence ATGAAGGTCACCATAAAAACAACAACTATTATCTTGATTTTTATAACAATTATCAGTTGTAATCAGGAAGAAACGAATACTGAATGGAAAAGAATATTTGATAAGCATAATATCACCGGAACATTTGTACTCAAAAACACATCAACCGACGAATTAAAAATATATAACGAAAAACGCAGTGATAGTACATATTTACCGGCTTCAACTTTCAAGATATTGAACTCAATGATAGCATTACAGACATCGGCGATTGAAAGTGAGAATGATACAATAAAATGGGATGGAAAAGACAAAGGTTGGATAGCCTGGAATAAGGACCAAACGATGAAAACAGCAATGCCTGTTTCGTGTGTATGGTTTTATCAGGAATTAGCCAGACGAATCGGAAAAGACCAAATGCAAAATTGGATTAATAAAGCTAATTACGGAAACAAAAACACGGGAAAGGAAATTGATAGTTTCTGGCTTGAAGGTGATTTAAGAATATCGGCAAAAGAGCAAATCTTATTCATTGAAAAGTTAGTAAATAATGAATTACTATTTGATAAGCAAATACAGGAATCAGTGAAAGAAATTATGATTACAGATTCTACCAATAACTATATAATTCATTCAAAAACAGGGTGGACAAAACAAATTGGCTGGAATGTAGGTTATATTGAGACTAATAATAATATATGGATTTTTGCCATGAACCAGAATATCACAAATAAACAAGAAGCGAAATTCAGAAAGAAGATAACTTACGAAGTTCTTAGAACTGAAGATATCATTAAGTAA